The Salvelinus alpinus chromosome 25, SLU_Salpinus.1, whole genome shotgun sequence genomic sequence actgaaaaacagcttctatctcaaggccatcagactgttaaacagccaccactaacatttagcggccgctgccaacatactgactcaactccagccactttaaaaatgggaattgatggaaattatgtaaaaatgtaccactagccactttaaacaatgccacttaatacaatgtttacataccctacattacccatctcatatgtatatactgtactcaatatcatctactgcatcttgccatctttatgtaatacatgtaccactagccactttaaactatgccactttatgtttacataccctacagtactcatctcatatgtatataccgtactctataccatctactgcatctgccatgccgttctgtaccaccactcattcatatatctttatgtacatattctttatccctttacacttgtgtgtgtgtgtaaggtagtagttgtggaattgttaggttagattactgttggttattactgcattgtcggaactagaagcacaagcatttcgctacactcgcattaacatctgctaaccatgtgtatgtgactaataaaatttgatttgatttgatttgacaaggtatcgaaagcgttccacagggatgctggcccatcttgactccaatgcttccaacagttgtgtaAAGTtatctggatgtcctttggttggtggaccattcttgatacacacaggaaactgttgaacatGAAACTATGTAGCGTTGCAGTTTTTTGACACAAACCAGAGCACCTGGCACCTACCATCATACTCTGTTCAaatgcacttaaatcttttgtcttgctcattcaccctctgaatgacacacatacacaccaatccacgtctcaattgtcttaaggcttgAAAATTATTCttgaacctgtctcctccccttaataTACATTGAAcgtagtggatttaacaggtgacatcaataagggatcatagctttcacctggattcacctggtcagtctatctcatggaaagagcagtgagTATAcaatgttctgtacactcagtgtataatgtcatgtttattggCCTCTGCTCTTACCTTGACGATGTGCAGCTTGGGAAGGAGGTTGCAGTCAGCCAGTGTCATGTTGTCACCATCCAGGAACTTGCGAGTGGAGATCTTGACGTCCTCAATGCTGTTGTGGTCGATCTCGTCAGGCAGTGGGGAGCGCAGGTACTCATCCAGCTTCTGCAGGGTCTTCAACAGCCCACGCTCCAGACCTACAGcaaaaaaaggaacatttatCATCTCTAACTAATGTGAAGGAACATTTTATtgttgtgcttttctaataaccaattttaCTGGGTTCTTGCAAGTGACTGATTGTGCCTGGGAGAAATCCTCACCATCAGTATAACCAGTTTGGCTCAGCTtggagagaagaagccttgtgaggtattggtcggtcacatgcatgaaccaaacgttaatgatgaattaatGATGAAAAATGAATAAGCTATATCAAATATAACTTGTCGTGTAAGCAGTATATAAGAGAAGTATCGGGACTGCCCCGGCTGAGCTGCTGACAGACGTGTACTACTTGGTGCATTAcgtttgttggaacctctccagcttgctgatactaaagaatgattcatttaagattgacttcaggTGTCCCTGGTGGTAATTTCCAGAACACTAGCACAACAACTGTCAACTGCATATAGCATTCACAAACCAGCCTGCCTGCATTGTGTTGAGTATTCTAGACCACTTTTCAAACCGACACTACAGGATACACACAGCAGTTCTGTAGTCTCCCACGCGAGGGCAGCATTTTATAGCAAGATGGCAGAACTTAAGCTGCCTTGCTGAAGTACTTTGAGAGAGTACATTCCTTGATCCCAGTTTTGACATTATCTTGAGGAGCCCAAATAAGGAGTAGTTCATACAACTAAAATAGATAGCAGGGGTTGGACTAATTGTGGTTCACTGAGCAAATTCGACTTATTGGAATGTTATGTATTCAAGCCAGTTGGAGAGTGTGTGACTGGGCATATTGTGTTTTACATTTTACAGTGTGACTGTCCTATAAATAGGGCATGCTTATCATTCAGATATGACTTTCAGCAATAAAGTACTGTTGACATAGCCCAGAAGATATTCAAAGCCAACCATCACGACAGGTCAATATTTCCACAGGGTGGAGAATAGAAAGAAACCATACCATCCAAGATACCAGAGGACATGAACTGATACTGTGTCATAAACAGCTTACCCCAGATTAACATGgcatacagacagagaaacaatAGCCAATATGACTGAGGCAAAGCTACAGTATACTGTCATCTGTTGTCTTGTACAAAACATGTCTGTTGGCAATATATTTATAGCTGTGGCATGCCTGTTAAACAAAAGCCAGGGGAGACAAGAGAGTTGCTGTGAGCTCATTTCCAGACCATCTCGCTCTGTTGTTTTTACCAGGCTTTTGGTTGTTTCTTTAGAGAGCCCAGCCAGGTGACATGGGGTACAGGGGGAAAGTGGCAGGAATGGTACTGGGGACAGAGAGGGGCCACCACGGAGAACAAAAGCTCTATGTTGACATGGCAGCCCGCCCTCCCCCCCCGCGCTGTCACCCAGCCACCAATGACCTCAGGCTGCTGCTGTCACCTAGCAACCACAGAACTGTTGAAGCACATAGGTTTATGTGTGTGCTTGTTAATTATGTTATAGGGAGTGGAAGCTCACCTTCGTTGGCATTGGGTTTTGAGTTTTTGATGAAGGCTGAGAACTTGGCAAAGATGTCCATCCCAGCTGTGTTGGACTCAGGGTGTCTGGCACTAAGCTTGgtgaacctacacacacacacacacacacacacaaacagatgaCACACCTGGTTAGATCTCAAACAAGCAGAGTGTATACTGTAACCTAGGTATCTACACTTGAAGGCAGTGTGATGTGCCTAGTAGGCGTGACGAGCTGTTACCACCCAGACGAGATGACTCACTTGGGTGGGCTGAGGACATCCTCCAAGAACTCCTCTATCTTGTTGACATCTGTCTTGACCTCCCCGTTGAAGGTGATGAAGGGAGGGTGTGTGCCTGGGGCCAGGTTCTGGAGGTCTGCAGGCTTCCTGGGAAGAGGAGAAGACAGGGGATTTAGTGGGCATGTCACAACACACTGGTAAATACCCATATCAGCCAAATGCAATGCATACCTTATATTGTGTAAAGCCCTTAATGTTGTTGAAATGTCTGTCTTGTTTGTATGGATGACTTTGCTGCAAAACCAAGTTCCCCCTGGGGATAAAGttttatactactactatacaactGAGACGTCACTGATTACTCACTAACCTATCACTTTATATCCTTATAATCCATCTAGTCTCGGTCTAGTCTTTGACAATCATCAACAATCATTAGTGTTATTCTGTTTCTTCCCAGGGTCCAGTTCTATTGCTTTCTCAGGTCAGTGGAGGTGGCTGTGGCCCACGGACAGGACACAATTCCCTGTCCCAGTTCCATGCTCAACTGTTCCAGACTTTTCTAGCCCTCTCTAGCGCTCCCCTCGCACACACAGACCCTGGGCTGGAATTTATTTTCAACAGGGTTGTGtacgtgtgtttgtgcatgtgtgtgtatgccaaGTTCATTCCGCTGTCCGCAGTGCTCAGAGCAGGCTTGTTTTGTTCCAGGTGTCTGGGAGGTGAGATATGATGAGAACACACACAACATAATGAGGATGTGATGAAGGACCTGTCAACAGCACAAAGCCCTTTGTCATGTTTCATAATGATCCACACAAACCAAATCACTAAATTACGAAGGAAAATAAAAACCTTTTTAGGTCATACAGTGTAGAAGTATTAGCATTGCCATGACTGAGTTAATTGACTAAATAATGTGGAGCAAATTAACTTTGATGCAGAGAACAGCCTACCACTGACCTATCCATAGAGAGTGCTTCACATGCAAGCCAAGTCAAAATGCAATGTGATGTGCGTACGTACAGTGGTTAAGATGTCCCTATAAGGGGAGATGTGAAACACACTCATAGGACCAACAAGTCACAGGGGCACCAAAACAGGAAGTGACCTCAACACTTTGGAATGAGCACAGGAAGCACACTTGCCCCATGGCAACATTAAGTGGGAGGAGGTAAAAGTGTTCTCTCAAGAAGATAaataaaaacgatttaatcataGACATGTTAGTCATTGAATTGGGCCAAAAATAGTTTTCCATACCAAGGTTGCAAAATTTAAGATTAGAAATCGTAATTCTACATCTTTCCTTACTAAGTGGGCTACTCACAATCACATCAATGTGGAATGGTAGTAAATAAAATATAATGTCTTTGAGTTCCATATAGTAATAAAAAGGGATAAAATAAGACAAACTCTTTTGCAATACTTTGCCTTTCTGTTGACTGGAGAAAAAGTGAAGCCTTTATCAGTCCTGGTCTGAACAGCTGAACAAAGACATGTTTGACAGAGGGGGAAACAAACACTGTTAAGTGGGCGGACATCCTCCACTGCCTTTTACAAGACCTCCAGAAGCTTGTTTcccattacacaccacagacataGACGTACATGCGCAAATACATTCACAGACACCCACAGACAACATTCACAGACACCGAACGACAACATTCTCAGACACCCACAGACAACATTCACAGACACCCACAGACAACATTCACAGACAACATTCTGGTGCCTTCAGAGGTAAAAAAGAAGGTTGCTATTGGTACTACTCAGTCTTGTCTTGTCTAGATTACCCTCAGGACCGACCCTGGCAGAGGTAGCAGTGTTTCTGAGCTCTCTCAGGAGAAGAGATGCAAAGCGATAGAAAAGCATCTAGTGGGTTAGCTTTCCCCTCTAAACCACTTCATCAGAGAGCCTGCTGTATACTGGACTGTCTGAGTCAAACAGCAATGATGAAAGGCCCATGGAAATTAAGAGTTCATTTGACCATATCTGAAAATAATCACACATATGCCAGCAGCCTTGGCCTGGGAAGAGGAAAAATAATCAGGTTGACTCATAGAGGGACATAATGGCTGGGTAAGGAGCTGCCAGGCAGCATTACAGTGAACATGAGGAAGAAAGTTTTCTGTAGTTCCAGCCGAGGCTAAATAGTGTTCAAATTACTTTGGGAGGGGAAGATGATCCTTTTAGATCCTGTTTTAGAGTAAGAAAAATAACATCTAGGGAGGAAGTAAGCACAACCTCAATTAGCCCCTCCAAAACGCAGCTTGTTTATTTTCCAGATTTCTCAGGTTTGGAAAGGTCATGAGAAAACCAAATAAGCAATTAGGGCGGTGTGGCTGTTTGAGGTGTGGCTGGATCAAAGTGTTCTGCTAGGCTGCTACGGTCTTAGTGGAGAGCCCAGAAAAGCTCTGAGAGCCAATgaaagaggagagcagagagagaatatTCCCCTGGCTTTCCAGGAGCTAGTTGAGAGCTGAGGAGTAGCAGGCTAATCCCTTCTGGGGGACTGAGCTAGCTAGATAGTGTGGCGTGTGTTGGAGGAGTGAGCAAGCGAACTAGTGTGATGTCTGGTGGAAGAGTGAGCTAGCTAATGTGACGTGGTGGTCTGGTGTCTCCCTCACCTCTTCAGGTCCACTGTGGTGACGTTGAAGACCACTCCCTTCAGCCACAGGATCATGAAGAGTCTCTGGGAGAACGGGCAGTTCCCAATGCTCTCGCCATCACTTcccgcctgagagagagagagagggaaagagagggcgagagagagagaggagaagaaggttAGATTAGGTAAGACTACATCACCATCATTCACATGGCATTGTTTTCACCTTAAAGAAGCCTTTCACACAACCACAAAGAAAATGCACCATGGCTGGAAGGATAAGAGGCAGGGAATCCAACATCCAACATCCAACAAGATTTAAATGGCTCTTGTAAACTGATCGCAATCAAGTTAAGGTTGAGCCTTAAAATGGATAAAAGTCTTGGAACACTGATATTATCAGACCTCTGTTCTACAATCTCCAATGACCAGCGGTGTTTTACTGCACTGACCTATTTTGAGCAGACAATTATTCTTTCACACAGATTAAAGACTAGCTCCCTGAGTCCCAGAGAGCAGGCTAACCTCTGTCTCAAACCCTTTAGCACACTTCCACAGCCGCCTCCATTCATCCACACTACCAGGCAGCCAAGTGGAACACAAACCCCTGAAGTGACTGAGAGGGAGCTGGACAGCTTCTTGTTTCTTTAAACCTAAAGAGAGAGTCTGATATATTTGAGTGGGAGGGGGGATGATACAGTATGTCTGCCAGTGTCTAATCACTGTGCTCAACCATCACCATGACAACATCACTGAAGGTATTTTGATTTGTAACACATGCATGttgatgtgtttgatgtgtaTTGAATCGTGTATACAGGGCTATTCTGTGAGACAATTGGTCTCAGCATGAGTCCCTgtgaaaataaaggttaaataaaatgtaatttataAAATGAACAATCGACTACATGCCATCCAAACAAGAGACGTGGACAAACTAGGCAACTGTTCTCAGACAATCTCTGGACGTGGGGAAAAACAAGCAACTACCCACTAGTACAGGCCCACTTTCACGTTGGGGATTTTCCTTACCCAAAATAGATCTGCCACCTTCACCTCCCTTTCATGACAAACTACTACTGTGCATTATGATAGTGTACACAGGCCTCCAGCCCCAGCAGTAAAAACAAGGCAGTGAGAGAGATATTCTAAACACTCCGCTGGCAGACACACTGTCCTATAAACACACCAGAGATCTCTCCAACTACCACCGCAagcacactctccctctctcactcccgcTCATCCACCTCAAGCTGGTCTATATCAATGATGCTCTAGAGCACAAGCAAATCCCAGTTTCCAGCTTAGGTTGTGTGTGCAGAAATAGTTGTGGGAGTAAGAAAAAACGTTAGATCGAAGAGAGGGAGTTTTTGATgcaactctcctcctctcatgtaACATTAATATGTTACATGTGTGTAGTAATTACTAAATAGGAAAGTGAAATGAAATATTCATGAGTAAAGATCTTGCTTGTGTAAACAAACATACTATAGCTGGAGGAGCCAATCGCCGTTGAGATTGACACCCAAACTACAAAACACAAATAATTTGACTGTCACTACAATGTCTtctctaggccgtcattgtaaataagaatgtgttcttaactgacttgcctagttaaataaaggttcaataaaataaataaaaatgatctgACATTGGCCCCAATGTTCCAGTTCATTATATGCCTCTTCCTCTTTTAAGAGGATCAACTCAAGCATGGTCTCAGCCCCTTTCACACTGTCAACATCTTCCCCCATTCCACATTTACAGAACTGGTTATGGAGTGTTCCATAGACGGTGAGCACATAGAAGAATGCCATTCTTCTCAGTGCCAGTTAATTCTGAAGAATGCCCAGTATTCATTCATTCAGAAGGACAGGGACTGAAGGTAATAGGAGCATTAAGAAAAGGAATGTATCTTTTCTCACTGTCTATTACTTTAGCAAGTCTTGGCTCACTGAAAGGTGGCATGCTCATCAATTTGTCTCTCCTTGACAGTCACTTTGTAGCCTACCCTCCCTTCTACCTAGCCTCCTGTCCAtctctttcactttctcattccatgtctctccctctggccAGTGCAGAGGGCATCTTGAGGAAGGGGAAATTCCTCTCTGAGATTCAGGACCGTTCCAATGTCAAATAC encodes the following:
- the clic4 gene encoding chloride intracellular channel protein 4; translation: MSLSVPHNGIKADNEPVIELFVKAGSDGESIGNCPFSQRLFMILWLKGVVFNVTTVDLKRKPADLQNLAPGTHPPFITFNGEVKTDVNKIEEFLEDVLSPPKFTKLSARHPESNTAGMDIFAKFSAFIKNSKPNANEGLERGLLKTLQKLDEYLRSPLPDEIDHNSIEDVKISTRKFLDGDNMTLADCNLLPKLHIVKVVTKKYRGFDIPKDMTGIWQYLQNAYTHEEFTNTCPSDKEIEIAYQDVAKRLIK